The region ACGCGGCTCTGCGGGACAAAGGCGGCTATCAGCCCACGTTGCGCTATGGCGTCATTGCGTTGGGCGACAGCAGCTACCCGAATTTCTGTGCGGGCGGCCATCTTTTCGATACGTTATTGCAGGAAATAGGTGCTAAGCGCCTGGGCGATGTTTTGGACATTGATGCCGTCGAACATCCTGAACCAGAAGTGATTTCATGCCCGTGGGTCGAAGAATGGGCTGATTTGGTTGATGCACAGTGATGTCACGCTGAGATAAGAAACGGGAGCTAACAAGGCTCCCGTTTTCGTTGCAGCCCATCATCGCAGTGTGTTCTCGCGGCGGTGGAATTTAGAAATGACCGCGCTTAGCGATTCTTGGTCAATTTCTCTAAATCTGCTTCGATTTCGGTGATCTTGTTGGACACGACGCTTTCCAGATGACGCAGATCGTCGAGGATTTTACGTTTCAGATCGACTTCAACTTGCTCCTGCTGACAAATCTTGTCTAGTTCATCAATCACATAGCGCAGGTTTGGGCTGATTTCGTTGATCTCTTTATAGCCCTGTCCGCTGTTGTCGGCCACGATAGTCTTGCGCTGGCGTGGATATTTGAACTTCACGCTTTTAGCAAAAAACTCGCCCTTATCCTTACGGAAATAGATCTTCAGGATGTCGTTGTTGGCTTCCTGACGCAGGCTATAGCGATCGATATCATCGGGATTGGTAATGCCCAGGCTTTTTAGATTGTCATACATAGCGTCACCTTCTCGGTAAAAAAACGGCGGGTTAATTAGCCCGCCGTTTCTAGTTTAGTCGATGGAGCGTAATAACTCATTGATACCCACTTTACCGCGGGTTTTTGCATCCACTTTCTTCACAATGATGGCACAGTACATGCTGTGACTACCATCTTTGGATGGCAGGTTGCCGGAAACCACAACGGAACCCGCTGGTACACGGCCATAGTGAATTTCGCCCGTTTCACGATCGTAAATACGGG is a window of Pectobacterium punjabense DNA encoding:
- a CDS encoding flavodoxin, whose product is MAQIGIFVGTVYGNALLVAEEAENILKDRGHEVKVFEDATLESWLDYREHAVLVVTSTTGQGQLPDSIVPLYAALRDKGGYQPTLRYGVIALGDSSYPNFCAGGHLFDTLLQEIGAKRLGDVLDIDAVEHPEPEVISCPWVEEWADLVDAQ
- a CDS encoding DUF3461 family protein; translated protein: MYDNLKSLGITNPDDIDRYSLRQEANNDILKIYFRKDKGEFFAKSVKFKYPRQRKTIVADNSGQGYKEINEISPNLRYVIDELDKICQQEQVEVDLKRKILDDLRHLESVVSNKITEIEADLEKLTKNR